The Branchiostoma lanceolatum isolate klBraLanc5 chromosome 3, klBraLanc5.hap2, whole genome shotgun sequence DNA segment GTTGATCCAACGAAGTTTGTGAAGAAATTACCAGAAACTTGACTTTGAACATTATCCCGATCAGCACTACCCGTTCCGTATGAACGACAGCCCGCGTGTTGTAACCGATCTATTTTTCGTCCCAAACCTAGACTTTGGTAGTTGAAATGTGACACCGATATTGACCCTATCGAACGTGACCTTGAGCCGTCCCGTAGTACGTACAGGACAACCTCGGGGGTTGGGACTTCTCGTGACCTCTCGCGAGACTTCCTATGCCATAACGAGGATAGAAATGTCATTAtcaaaaaacacatacaaagacAAAACATTGCTAACCTAGATTCTTggcacatttctgcatgtataACACAGCGCTACGCAGTTTCAATCGTTTGCAGTTCCACGGTCTCTCTGTATGCCAGTACGCAACGTGAACTGTTTTGCTTCTCATTGTGTCGGCCTTGATGGCACCTTTTGTTGGCAAAGGCCGTTGATAAGCCCAGAAAGTCGGAGCTACAAAGCTGGCGTCTGTCGTGGCGTTTCCGCCGCTTGTGTTCccgtgttgacagccactcgaaggGTATTGCAAGTCTACATGGATATTTTTTCAGTTCTGTTGTTTCAGTAAAACTCATAGAAGCCTGGAAACAGATGGAAGGGGCTAGCGGGGGTGTCCCTCATGCAGCCTACATGAGGGGGACATAAGTAAGGCTTTTCTGCAGACTTGCAAATACGCGTCCTCTACATGGCAACGACGGGCAGACTTTTGAAAAACAGACTAGCACCTCAAAGACTACTGTCCCCTCATGCagactacccccccccccacacacacacatacaaacacataaataTACACATATCGAAACACATAAATGCATACACATCGaaacacataaatacacacacatacaaacacataaatgcacacacacacacacacacacacacacacacacaaacacacacacacgcacacacacacacgcacacacacacgcacacacacgcacacacacacgaccAGTCCTGACTACTGTCCCCTACAGAAATATGCCACAGGTCAAGTATTCAATCTTTATTTGGGACCAGGAAGTAACTATAACCTATCAAAACAGTCCattaacgggggggggggggggggtacattaACTGTACCATAAGGagacatggggggggggggtacgttAGCTGCATCGTAAGGAGACGGCAGGGACTCCTTTGGAGAGGGCTGTACAGTCAGATCGGTCCGGCCACTTTCAGCCGTTCATCGGCGGCTCGTTTCTCCGGGACTAACGACCTGCGACTGATGAGGCGCCGGCGACATTTTATACATTCCGCAATACCGGGTTCTGACGGGATCAGCGATAGTTATCGTTAATCAGGCACACGATCAGATCAGACCAATTTCTTTACTGAGGGTATGCCtacctaaacacctcacccgacttCACCCATTGGAACGCTACACTACATGACACGACAGGGATTGAGTGATCTTTGAGTTCTTTTAATTCCGGATCCTGTATTCTAGTTTTGGTCTTTCGTATCTTATGTATGATTGTTCTGTGATGTCAACGTTTCTCTTATGATTATGTGATGAATTTATGCACCAGATGTATAAACCGCAGGAAAACATACGGACATGTCGAACTAATTGTTTatctaaaacaaaaaaatatagtCAAAGTTTGGACAGAGATGCACCACAATGTACGGGAAAATCAACAACACCCCCTTCTTCAAACCCGGGCAGGTTATCGCAGGTTCACGGTGGTTTGGTTTCACTCAGGAGATTAGCCTGATTCGCCCTGATTGTGAGCTCGTGTTGCAGCATTCTTCCCGTACAGTTTACATAGCATCGCGTGGAACCTTGGCAGCGACGTTAAGCCGGGAAATGACGAGTTGTTCAGAGTTATGGGGGTCCCTCCCACTGGATTCTAGTCTTTCGTATCTTATTTAGTTTGTTCTTTAATGGCAATGTTCCTCTATAATTATGTGATGTATTAATGCACTAGATTGTGGAtttattttaaaacaaaaaataaagtcaaagttatGACATAGATTTAACGCAATGCACGAGGAAATCAACAAAAGTCAACGACCCTTCCTGAAAGCCGAACAGGTTATCAGCGGTTTGGTTTCACTCAGGAGTTCCTGATTCGCCCTGATTGTTTGAGAATTCTTCCCGTACAGGTTACATGTTATCGCGCCAGTGTTGCAGCATTCCTCTCTTACACTAAGTCAcaggttacatgtatatatagtatcGGTGGGAAACTTGGCAGCGACGGCGGGAACTTAAGCGGGGAAATAAGGAGTTAATTGTTCGGAGTTATGGATGGTGCCGGGTCGGGCTGGGGCCTTCTGGATTCCGGAGTTATGGATGGTGCCGGGTCGGGCTGGGGCCTTCTGGATTCCGGAGTTATGGATGGTGCCGGGTCGGGCTGGGGCCTTCTGGATTCCGGAGTTATGGATGGTGCCGGGTCGGGCTGGGGCCTTCTGGATTCCGGAGTTATGGATGGTGCCGGGTCGGGCTGGGGCCTTCTGGATTCCGGAGTTATGGATGGTGCCGGGTCGGGCTGGGGCCTTCTGGATTCCGGAGTTATGGATGGTGCCGGGTCGGGCTGGGGCCTTCTGGATTCCGGAGTTATGGATGGTGCCGGGTCGGGCTGGGGCCCTCTGGATTCCGCCCGGCTGCGTCACACATGAACTTGGCGTTGGGGGCAACTCAGGTCGCAGGCACCAACGTCAAGGACGAACGCGCCCAAGTGTACACGCCGGACGACACGGGCGGCTGTGCGatgcagaaaagaaagaaaaatttacTGGTGCTAGGTTGATATCGCTGGCGTCACTGTGCCCTAAACTGGATAtgtgttatccttgactttctaatgggaatatcattcaaaactttcaagtatgaccaaaaagataacaaaacacacaaagctcgatgaaattcgttaagtgcTTTGTCATATCGATCGAcggcagcgacgccgccagcgtgccgcgggtccagtgagatggggggAGTTGGTGCTTAACAGCCGAACTGTCCCTGGATGGAACAGGTCGAACCTCAGGCAGGCTGaggacgctttttcgttagctgtGATGCGGCATCGCTACGACCCGcgtatttttggccaagcaagCACatctactcttctcgataaacgcgttgggttcttttacgtgcagaggtctgacgccctaaagctccctcatacacggggccgccggctttacgccCCCCTCCGACAGAACGATGCGACTCTTTATCAGTCATGTCCAGGACCGGGTgcgaactcgggccgctggctccaaGGTCAAGGAAtctgaaccagatgtggtgagaggatAGCCTGGGAGCCATCCGATAACTAACGGGGCTCCTACACGCCAAAGAAATTAtatttttcagggtagcgagtctAGGAGCCCCGTTAGGATCCGTTAGTAATCGGAGACCTCTACACACGACCAGACGGAGGCGGGTTTCGCAGCGTAGCGCCGAGCCCGcggaaagtctttttttttaacgatctcgctcaatgcaaggccgtaagaggccacttctcagcattgaactaattgaactaatgtggcataggtgagagacagcggtgtatatttgttttgaaggtttgtaggttgtattcgggggggggggggggaagcagtgggctgggagggagttccagagttttgcagttcgtggaaaaaaggTGTTACTGTAGACTTtgaggctggtagttgtacagtatagtggtgtgagtcAGAGGAGAACCCAGTGGTAGTATGCTGAATAATTCCCTGTGGTGGGACAAGTAGTGAAAGTTCATCATGTGCTGCTAAGTCATGACGGGTCGCAGCTGGTTCTGCTTTGTTAGAAAAACCCGAACTTGAAGCCGTGTGTAAATCACGCCACAGTGCAAACCCCTAATTGTGAGTTATTGCCGGAGTTATAACTCTCTCCTGCTGTGCATGTGGACTCCTCAAACCGACCAGGCCACGGGAGGGTCTGCAGGGGGGCTCCTCAAACTTACCAGTCCACGAGcctagagggtctgcatgggggctCCTCAAACCTACCAGTCCACaggtgggtctgtatgggggCTCCCTCAAACCTAGCAGGCCACAAGAGGGTCTGCAGGGGGATCCTCAAATCTACCAGCCcacaggagggtctgcatgggggccCCTCAAGCCTACCAGTCCACAGGAGGGTCTGCAGGGGGGCTCCTCAAACCTACCAGCCCAcgggagggcctgcatgggggcccCTCAAACCTACCAGCCCACGGGAGGGTCTGCAGGGGGGCTCCCCAAACCTACCAGGCcacaagagggtctgcatggggggctCCTCAAACCTACCAGTCcacaggagggcctgcatgggggcccCTCAAACCTACCAGCCCACGGGAGGGTCTGCAGGGGGGCTCCCCAAACCTACCAGGCcacaagagggtctgcatggggggctCCTCAAACCTACCAGCCCACAGGAGGGTCTGCAGGGGGGCTCCTCAAACCTACCAGCCcacaagagggtctgcatgggggaggggggggggctcctGGCTACACTTAACAGTAAATTTAGGAGCACCGCAGGGTCCAGTGTTACCATCTTCTTCTTCTAGTGTCACCTAAACATGTCAATTACGTATACCCGACcaaaggtacaaatgtacacatttggtCGAAGGAATAAGTTGTTTATGAGATAAAATCCAAAGGtatccgtttgtttgtttgttttatcagtCTCGCTTTAACGATTGTTTTCGGTCTCCACGATCATGGGATCCTTGTGTTACCATTGGTAGAGAAAACGAGCTGAAAGAAACTATAGCCGCATCCGCCCGATGATGATGTGTTACCATGGCTACCAAAGagcaggtcattgacctttgtcCGCTGCTGAAATTGTGAAATGTGCGACTGTTGTGCAGTGCGCTTAATGTATATTGGCAATAATGCATGTGTGATATTAGTAGCACTGTTAATCTGGAATAGCAAGATCAAGTTCAGTTCGTGCTCAAACTTTCTAACTGAGCCAACGTTCATGTGACACTAAtggagacaaacaaacaaacaaacaaacaaacaaataaacaaacgaaaCGCTTCATTATAGACACGCACATTGCTGCAGGCAAGCTGTAATGAATAAATATATTCTAGACAAGGCTGTCGGGTTTGGGATGATGATGTTTTTTTCGTGTACCGTCGTGGAATTCGTGATTACTAAAACTGGTTTTGTtctgtcgatgaaggttagacatggaagtaacaaaatatgaaagaaaacagctacccaagcaactggatacattttggaaacatttcaGGTGGATTCACTACTATACCTCTCATCCGTAACTACCAATAACCCGACCGTTTCCCAAACAtatccagttgcatgagtaGGGTTTTCTTGTGATTTTGCTCTGTACCCATGGTGCTCCTAACTATAACAGGGTAACTATGTAATAGATCATGAGGCCGATGACCTGATGTGCCGAGTGTACACTTCGGACAAACCAAACAAGCGGACAACCGGCGGGCTCGTTTGCCGGCGGCCCTGTCAGGCCGCGAATCCCACTGAAGCGGTTACAATAACAAGCAGGTTGTTGCTGCACATTACCGTTccccaaatctatccagtttccCGAGTAACTCTTTTCCTGCGATTTTACTGTATAAATCCATGATGTTCCTTACTGTAACTCCGGGATTACTATGTGATGGATAGGCCGATTACCTGATGTGCCGAGTGTGTACTTCTAGGAACACAAACAAGCGGGCCCGTGTGCCGGTCCTGAGAGCGCTTCTGTCAGGCCGCGGACCCGTGTGCAGTCCTCAGGGCGACCCTGTCAGGCCGCAAATCCCACTGAAACCGTTACAATAACAAGGACATGTAGGTCGTTGTTGTATCAAGAGTCCAACACCAATCTCGGATAAGACCTGTGTActtctggaaacacaaacaagcgGACAGCCCGGGCCCGTGTGCCGGCCTCAGGGCGACCCGCGAATCCCACTTGCACTGAAACGGTTACAGTAACGAGGACATGTAGGTCGTTGACTCGTTGTTGTACCAAGAGTCCAAGACCCGGATAGACCAGTTGTGATGACGCAGACAGCGGCACCCCGAAGCCGGTCATCAGCCTGTCAGGCCACGAATCCCTCTGAAACCGTTACAACAACACGGACATGTAGGTCGTTGTTGTACCAAGAGTCCAAGACCCGGATAGACCAGTTGTGATGACGCAAACAGGCACCCCGAAGCCGGTCATCAGCCTGTCAGCTCCTCCAACCGCTGAAGCGTACTGCTGCCGAGGACCGACGGTTGGAGAAGCTGAAAAGACGACATTGTCTAGAAGTGTTTATACATCCCAAACCCGACAAACTTGCCTACCATTGTTGATCTCTTTCAGCTTTATGATCACAGTAGGGTGAATGTCTAGGATGAAAGACCGAAGCGTTGGCTCAATTAGAAACATTGGGCTCGAACTGAACTTGAAATTGCTACTCCAGATGAACAGCACTATATATCGCATATGCACTGTTGCCAATATGTATAAAGTACACTGTACAACAGTGGCAAACCTCACACtttccaaacattcttttaCCAGCAGTGCACAGAGGTCAACCACCTGTTCTATGTCGCCATGGTAACACATCGTCATCATCGAGATTTAAATAACATGTTTGTTCCCCCGCACATGCGGAGGTTGCGCGGACCGTTTTCTCGCAGACGAGGGTAGGTTGTCTCGGTTTGTCCACACGGCTGTGCGGGGGCCGCCATCACAAACAAACGGAACCCTGGGAGCCAAAATATAGGACGAACGTAAGGAAACAAGCAGCGGGACGACACGGGTGTTTCACTTCTGGGCGGTTAGCATCTTCACTCGGGCGGCTTTGTTTGGATCTCTGGATCTCTTCGTGTTGGGTTTTCTTTCTTATCTTCATACTCGGGTCTTACGTACAGTTCTAGTTGAGCTGGTGGATGGAATGGGTTTTGCGACCTGAATGAAAACCTTTGTCTATGTAGAGAAATACGATAAGCTGATATGTTTCAGGTTAGGATACAACTTACAAAATATCTGTGTATCGGCTTTTGACGTTTTAAATAGCGCTCTTCGGAACTGCAGCCGGCTCACCCCAACAAGCAGTTGGTTTAGAACgcgcattgtacatgtacacggaCTGGGGAAACTCCCCAATCCAAATCATACAGTTTCAAAGCCGACATATTCCTGCACCACAGGGCACATAACAGTTTAAACATGGATGCCTCTCTCATACGACTTTCTTCTACCCAGTCTCTTTCTTCTACCCAGTCTCTGACCCAGTCTTAAAGACTTTTGGCCGTACCAAGTTATGGGGTCGCCGATGGACGCTGTGTCCTGCTGCCCTTGCCAGATGTAGACCTGTGCTGATGAACGGGCTCGGCAAGGAGACCGCATTAAGATAACGTCTCAAGACGAAGCCAAGTCTTAAAGACGAGGTTAAGTGGGACACTTGGCCGCCCGCCGCGCAACTTCAGGGGACCGTCAAATATGTTCTTGTTGTAGTTTACAGAATCTCTGCTTCAGGGGACCGTCGAAAATGTTCTTGTTGAAGTTTACAGAATCTCTGTTTCAGGGGACCGTCGCAAATGTTATTGTTGGAGTTTACAGAATATCTTTCAGTCATTATTTCcctcatttttctttcttaaggAAATATAGGTGCATTTACATTGTCATCAAAATTTACATCTAAATCTCTCTTCTACACTGGCAGTCTCTAAAGTCAGAGAAAAGGAAAGCAAGCCAAATGATTTCAATCAATGAAGACCAAAGAACAGGGACGCCTGTTGCTACCCCCTTACCCCCTACACCCCGTCAGCTCCGCCCCCACCCCTCGGGAGTAAAACAGGACAGGTGCCCCCTGCCCTCCCACACGCCCACCCACCCTACTCAGTCAGTGCACCAGTTTGAGGAACCAGCGGTCCGTCCCGTCCCAACAGTCGGGTTTGGTTCCCGCTGTTGCCGGGTGAACAGGTCCGGACTGGGACGGATTAAGTCTTTAGTTCGCAGACACAGAAACCCGGAAGGGCAGAAAGTCGTCGGGACGGAAAGAAACCGTTTCTGTCTGGGTCTAAGACACGCCTGAAGACATATTCCAAGACTTGACGTATatcaagcccccctcccctacccccccccccccttctcctACCTAGACCCacgacacgctggcggcgtctctgcgtccttaactggatttgtgttacccttgactttataatggaaatatgatTCGTATACGTATgaccaaaatgacaacaaaacatacaaagcttaaaaacattcgtattttgtcgatgaaattcgttgagtgctttgtgaattcgatcggtcgcagcgacgccgccagcgtgccgcgggtccaggaGCTTTAGTAATCACACAGCGCAGTTAGTCTTCTTTAGATCGTCTGTAGAAGTTATTGCAGTTTGAAAAC contains these protein-coding regions:
- the LOC136429126 gene encoding uncharacterized protein; protein product: MDGAGSGWGLLDSGVMDGAGSGWGLLDSGVMDGAGSGWGLLDSGVMDGAGSGWGLLDSGVMDGAGSGWGLLDSGVMDGAGSGWGLLDSGVMDGAGSGWGLLDSGVMDGAGSGWGPLDSARLRHT